A genomic region of Cannabis sativa cultivar Pink pepper isolate KNU-18-1 chromosome 1, ASM2916894v1, whole genome shotgun sequence contains the following coding sequences:
- the LOC133035734 gene encoding uncharacterized protein LOC133035734, translating to MYEVDAITKLTAQVEALTKLITVQVKQAQVVCELCGAISLRSGKSYDGLSQAKPENEEDEHPAPITTKKKTTDGLQQKETPPPISIDHHIKIPYPQRLQKNKIDKQFSKFVEIFKKLHINIPFIEALEQMPTYLKFMKDILSKKRKLEEFEMVALTDECSAVLQKKLPPKLKDPGSFNIPCSIGGSIQTKALCDLGASINLMPLSMFKRLKLGEAKPRTVTLQMADHSLTHPRGIIEDVLVKVGKFIFHADFLILDMEEDENIPIILGRPFLATGRALIDVQKGELKLRVQKEEETFKVFAATEIPTCCRLEVVKDGREVTTNKKKGKSKERFRTFRRRMKRLLCGKYEGDSQSKESFKICNIGGHFSSFGTKALMDARGGFYPPPPPPPYCHGAQGDDTRGLLPDSLVGFFVLAQ from the exons ccatttccttgaggagtggaaaAAGTTATGATGGCCTGAGCCAAGCCAAGCCAGAgaatgaagaagatgaacacCCAGCACCAATAACAACAAAGAAGAAGACTACTGACGGTCTTCAACAAAAAGAAACTCCACCACCCATCAGCATTGACCATCACATAAAAATTCCTTATCCTCAAAGACTTCAGAAGAATAAGATAGATAAGCAGTTTTCAAAATTCGTTGAAATATTCAAGAAACTGCATATCAACATCCCATTCATAGAGGCTTTGGAACAGATGCCAACTTATCTAAAGTTCATGAAAGATATCCTATCTAAGAAAagaaagttggaagaatttgagatggtggCACTTACTGACGAGTGTAGTGCAGtcctgcaaaagaaactaccaccCAAGCTAAAAGATCCAGGTAGTTTCAACATCCCATGCTCAATAGGGGGTTCTATACAAACAAAAGCTTTATGTGACTTGGGAGCCAGTATCAACTTAATGCCCCTATCTATGTTTAAAAGATTAAAATTAGGGGAAGCCAAGCCCAGAACAGTGACTTTACAGATGGCAGATcattctttgactcatcctcgggGTATAATTGAAGATGTCTTGGTAAAGGTTGGTAAGTTCATCTTCCATGCTGATTTCTTAATACTTGACATGGAGGAAGATGAGAATATTCCTATCatcttgggaagaccattcctaGCAACAGGAAGAGCATTAATTGATGTACAgaagggggagttaaagttgcgtgttcaaaaagaagaagagactttCAAGGTATTTGCTGCAACTGAAATTCCTACTTGTTGTCGACTGGAAGTTGTAAAGGATGGTCGAGAAGTAACTACcaacaagaagaaagggaagtcTAAAGAACGCTTTCGAACTTTTCGACGCCGTATGAAAAGACTGTTGTGTGGGAAGTATGAAGGTGACTCtcagtctaaggaaagcttTAAAATTTGCAACATTGGAGGTCATTTTTCTTCGTTTGGCACAAAGGCCCTCATGGATGCGAGAGGTGGATTCTAcccgccaccaccaccaccgccaTACTGTCATGGCGCTCAG GGGGATGACACTCGGGGGTTGTTGCCCGACAGTTTGGTAGGCTTTTTCGTATTAGCACAGTAG